The DNA window ATCGCGTGGAGTTGTTCCTGGAGAACACATTGCGCCCCATGGCCGTTCAGGCTGGCGTGGCAACGGTGGCGTTGGTGGCGATTACGGGCGGTGCCCTGATGCTAAGCGCTCCGCAGCAGGCTGTGGAAGCGAACGACGAACCCCTGGCAGGCTTCTCCGCGCCGCGTTATCTCTATTCACCTGCGGGAGAGAACCCACTGGCCAGTGTGAATGAAGCGCCGCTTATCGTAAAAGCGATGGTGGATGCCAGTGGGCGTGTCTATGACTACCAAGTGTTGTCGGGAGCATTGGATTCCCCAACATTAGAGGCTTTGCGCCAGCGCATGCTCACAGGTGTCTTTCAGCCGGCGCGTGTCTTTGACCATCCGGTCCGTGGCAGCGTTCTGCTCACCTTTGGCGACGTTGTGGTGCGTGGTTAACCATCGCGCAGGTTTGACCACCCTTCGCCAGCAGCCTAGACTCAGCCTCTGGTACACCTTTCGCTGAGGTCCGTCGAACATCCGTGCGACTCTTTTCCCGTTCCGTTCTTTCTCTCGCAGCACTGTTGGTGCTGGTGCCGCTACACGCGCAGCAATCATCCTCGTCTTCATCCACCGGTGAGCAGATCGAGGAGCGCCCATCCTCCACGGTGATTCCACGCCGCGGCGTGGAGCAGGCTGGTTCCGCTGTTTCGCTGGAAACCAGCGAGACCATGTTCACCATGGCGGCTGCTCTGAACTCCTGCGGTTATGACAATGGATTGGACAGTTCGCTGCCGGTGCGCGCGGAGATTCGCGCAGAGGTAAGTGCTGCGCTGGATCGTTCTGTTGATGTCCGCGAAAGCCAGATCGCGCTCTGCAAATATATTGCAAGCCATTCGCAGGGTGGGGCGCAGAACCTGGCGCAATACGTGTCGCTGGCGTTGTTCCTGTCGCCTCCACCGGATCTGACATTGTCGGTGAGTGAAGGCGACCTCTCGCCCGACGCGGGACAGGTTGTTGGTGTGCTGCCTCTGCTGAAGGACTTTGCGCAGAAGGCAGATTTGCACTTCATCTTCGTGCGTCACCATGCGGAGTATGAGGCCGCGGCTGCACAGGTGCATGACAGCATGACACGTCTTCTGCTGGAGACGAACTCGTACCTGCATCAGCCGGTCAGCATCTATGACGGTCGCCGCTTTCTTGTTCTGCTGGAACCCATGCTCAGCCCGCAGGCTGTCAATGCGCGTGTGTATGGTTCAGACTATTTCGTTGTGACGTCGCCGACACGCATCGACGAGAACACAGCCACTAAGTCGTCGTATGGTTCACGTTTGTCCATCGGATCACATGCAGGTGGGTTGCAGATGGAACAGGTGAAGCACATCTACCTGCTTTATCAGGTGGACCCGCTCATCTATGCGCGTGCCCAGGCTACGAATCGTCTGTTGCCCATTCTGAAAGTCGTTCAGGATGCGCCTATCGACTTCAATTACAAGAACGACATTGTTGCGTTCACCACCGAATGTCTTGTGAAGGCCATCGAAGCACGCACGATGGATGTAGGCTTCGACAAGCCACGTAAGCCCGGCACCGTAAAAGCCCGCGTGGATATTGGCGATTACAACCAGGCATTGATTGACTATGACCGTCGCGCCGAAGCTGTGCGCCGCAAGCAGGTCGTGCTCGACATGGAGTCGGGATGGGTGCTGACAGGTTCGTTCTATGACTCGTTGATGAAGGAAGACAAGGATGGCATCACGCTCAAAGACAGCATCGCAGAGATGGTCTACGGCATGGACGTGCCGCATGAAGTGGATGCAGCGAAGAAGATCCCGTTCTTCGCGCCAGATAGTAACAACCTTGTTGCCGGTGCAGGTGTTACTCGCGCTCGTGCTCCGAAACGCACACTCTCCGTGATGGATCAGGCGGAACTGAAGTTGCAGAAGGGCGACAAGCTGGGCGCGGAAGAGATCGCGGAGAAGCAGCTTGCAACCAATCCGTCTGACAGTGAAGCGCTATACATGATCGCGCGCCTAAAACTTCTCGGTGGCGAACCGCAGGAAGCATTCGATCGCTTTCAGAAGATTGTGACCACAGGCAAGGACGCACGCACGGTTGCGTGGTCACATGTGTATCTGGGCCGTTTGTATGACGCGCAGCAGAACCCGGATCGTTCGAAGGCTGTTGCCGAATATAAGGCCGCGATGAATACGCCGGGAGCGCAGGCGGATGTGCGCGCAGCGGCAGAGCAGGGAATCAAGCAGCCGTTCGCGGCTCCCAAACGCAAAGTGCAGAACAGCGATCAGCGGCCCGATGCGGATGAAGAGCTTGATCCCACTGGCAGGAAGCAGAAGGAAAGCTACAGCCCCAGCGAAGAGAAAGTACCTCAACCGCGTTGATCCAGAGGCAAAGAGATGAAGTTAGGTAACCTACTTACCGAATCGCGCAATCCCGCATCGGAAAACATCGACATCGTCTCGACCGAAGAGATGCTCGCCATCATGAATCGCGAAGATGCCACCGTGATTCAACGCGTCAATGAAGTGCTGCCGCAGATTGCAAAAGCCGTGGACGCTATCTACGAACGCGTTTCCAAAGGTGGTCGACTTTTTTACATCGGCGCCGGTACCAGTGGGCGGCTGGGAGTGCTGGATGCCAGCGAGTGTCCCCCTACGTATGGGGTGCCGCGCGACATGGTGGTGGGCATCATCGCGGGTGGTGAGCCTGCGCTGCGTGTCAGCCAGGAGGGCGCGGAGGACAGCCGCGAACAGGGCAGTGTGGACCTGATGCTGAACGGATTCAACCAGTCGCCGGGGTTGGATGTGCTGGTGGGTATCGCTGCCAGCGGCCGCACGCCGTATGTGCTGGGCGCGATGGAGACGGCGCGGAACCACGGCTGCCTGACGATTGGCCTGTCGTGCGTACCGGGATCGCCTGTGGAGGAGGCGGCAGACATTGCCATCTCACCCGCGACCGGGGCGGAAGTGGTGACAGGGTCCACGCGCATGAAGGCGGGCACTGCGACCAAGCTGGTACTGAACATGCTCTCCACCGGCCTGATGATCAAGCTGGGCTATGTCTACGGCAACCTGATGACCAACGTGCAGACCACCAACATCAAGCTGGTGGATCGTGCGGAACGCATCATCTCCGGCGCGACCAGCATTCCGCAGGAGCAGGCGGCGAAGCTGCTGCAGCAGGCGGGCAGTGTGCGCGTGGCTATTGTGATGCAGAAGCGTGGCATCTC is part of the Terriglobus sp. RCC_193 genome and encodes:
- a CDS encoding energy transducer TonB, translated to MSFSAKDLEHLLERLHEDEPQQEELGFERSLTDNALRTLAPAQVPRDLSLRIRVALSKERVRAQHNWLHRVKDRVELFLENTLRPMAVQAGVATVALVAITGGALMLSAPQQAVEANDEPLAGFSAPRYLYSPAGENPLASVNEAPLIVKAMVDASGRVYDYQVLSGALDSPTLEALRQRMLTGVFQPARVFDHPVRGSVLLTFGDVVVRG
- a CDS encoding tetratricopeptide repeat protein; protein product: MRLFSRSVLSLAALLVLVPLHAQQSSSSSSTGEQIEERPSSTVIPRRGVEQAGSAVSLETSETMFTMAAALNSCGYDNGLDSSLPVRAEIRAEVSAALDRSVDVRESQIALCKYIASHSQGGAQNLAQYVSLALFLSPPPDLTLSVSEGDLSPDAGQVVGVLPLLKDFAQKADLHFIFVRHHAEYEAAAAQVHDSMTRLLLETNSYLHQPVSIYDGRRFLVLLEPMLSPQAVNARVYGSDYFVVTSPTRIDENTATKSSYGSRLSIGSHAGGLQMEQVKHIYLLYQVDPLIYARAQATNRLLPILKVVQDAPIDFNYKNDIVAFTTECLVKAIEARTMDVGFDKPRKPGTVKARVDIGDYNQALIDYDRRAEAVRRKQVVLDMESGWVLTGSFYDSLMKEDKDGITLKDSIAEMVYGMDVPHEVDAAKKIPFFAPDSNNLVAGAGVTRARAPKRTLSVMDQAELKLQKGDKLGAEEIAEKQLATNPSDSEALYMIARLKLLGGEPQEAFDRFQKIVTTGKDARTVAWSHVYLGRLYDAQQNPDRSKAVAEYKAAMNTPGAQADVRAAAEQGIKQPFAAPKRKVQNSDQRPDADEELDPTGRKQKESYSPSEEKVPQPR
- the murQ gene encoding N-acetylmuramic acid 6-phosphate etherase, whose amino-acid sequence is MKLGNLLTESRNPASENIDIVSTEEMLAIMNREDATVIQRVNEVLPQIAKAVDAIYERVSKGGRLFYIGAGTSGRLGVLDASECPPTYGVPRDMVVGIIAGGEPALRVSQEGAEDSREQGSVDLMLNGFNQSPGLDVLVGIAASGRTPYVLGAMETARNHGCLTIGLSCVPGSPVEEAADIAISPATGAEVVTGSTRMKAGTATKLVLNMLSTGLMIKLGYVYGNLMTNVQTTNIKLVDRAERIISGATSIPQEQAAKLLQQAGSVRVAIVMQKRGISRAAAEAALEASGQSIRRALQ